aaaacgaGAAAAGTCCAAACGCTagatgtatttttatttcattttttatcaatcAAAGAAAGCCGGGGACTgggtttttaattgttctttgcCCTTTCACTTTCTCATTTCTGATGCCTTATTCCTACTACACTCATACAAGTTTCCCCAGAAACTAGGCTTTCAAAGATGACGTGTCATTGTTGCAAAATATCAGCGACAAAGCCAAGAAGGCTCTCATCTTAGGACTCTGTCACTTCATCGCGTGGGTTCCCAGAACAGGTTTCATCCATCTGAAATAGAATGCTCCTCTCAGCCAGGCTCCTATGCAAATACTACCTGGGCACCTGCGCTCCAACTCATCACCTCGCGCCTGACGGGAAGGGGCGGGACGACTAAAACTGAATGACGGTGCCCCTGCCTAATGGATTATAGGAGGCCGATTAAGACGTCTCGGGACGTGACTGAAAAGAACCAACCAGGAGGCAAGGAGGCGGGGCGTGGGGCCGGAGGCAGAGACGTTCGCCAGCTGTGTCACAATCTACGCCGCCTAGGCTCTAGCCCAGCTGCCACCTGCGTCGCTCCACTGCCAGCTAGGAGAGGGGGCTGCGCGAGAATGAGCGCGGAAGAAGCGCTGGCTGGCTCGGCGTGCCGGAGGAGAGCTGGGAGAAGGTACTAAAGCTGCGGTGCGCTCCTACTGGACCCTCTATGCTGAATGGCGAGAGCACAGAGCACCGAGAGCCGGGTCTCTTAGCGGCCGTGTAGCTGCTGTTGCTGCCGCTGAAGAGGAGAATGGGCCGCGCCGAGGCGGCGTGGAGCCGCTGAGGACCGCTCCGGCtgcggctccggctccggctccgttGCTTCGGGCCTCGGGAGGGCCCCAGTGCCCATCTCACATCGGGCCAGGGATGAGTTAGCCCGGGGGATTGAAGGGAGCTTGGTGCTGCTACGGGCGGGGATTACGGCGGTCCAGCGCGCCAGCCAAAGCTAAGGTTCCCCGCGTTCGGAAGCCACTAGCTAGCCCGCTCCCTCCTCCCCGCCCCGCGGCCTTGGGACCATGAGGTTCCGCATCTACAAGCGGAAGGTGCTGATTCTAACGCTGGTGGTGGCTGCCTGCGGCTTCGTTTTCTGGAACAGTAACGGGCGGCAGCGGAAGAATGAGGCCTTCGCTGGTTCGGCGTCTGCCCCGGCGCGGGCTGCAGGCCCAGGCGACCTCCGCAGGTTCCCCAACGGTACGGCAGCCCCGCCACCCGAGGTGGACAACATGACGCTGGTGTACCGGTCGCTAGTATATCAGGTGAACTTTGACCAGACACTGAGAAACGCGGCCTCTGGGGGAGCGGGAGCGGCGGGAGCTGGCGGCGAAAAGGCCGGCGGCGATGCCGCCGGGGGCTCCACGCAACTGGAGCCGGAGCTCGTGCTGGTGGTCCAAGTGCACAATCGGCCCGACTACCTCAAGCTGCTACTGGACTCGCTTCGTAGGGTCCAGGGCATCGGTAACCTCTTAGTCATCTTTAGCCACGATTTTTGGTCGGCTGAGATCAATCAGCTGATCGCCGGAATAGATTTCTGCCCCGTGCTGCAGGTCTTCTTCCCTTTCAGCATCCAGCTGTATCCCAACGAGTTCCCCGGCAACGACCCCAAAGATTGTCCCCGAGACTTGCAAAAGAAAGCAGCTTTGAAAATGGGCTGCATCAATGCGGAATATCCGGACTCTTTCGGCCATTACCGAGAGGCCAAGTTTTCTCAGACCAAACACCACTGGTGGTGGAAGCTGCATTTCGTTTGGGAGAGGGTCAAGATTCTCCATAATTATGCTGGTCTTATGGTTTTTCTGGAGGAGGATCATTATCTATCCCCAGACTTTTTTCACGTGCTCaaaaaaatgtggaaattgaAACCGCAGGAATGTCCTGAGTGTGATGTGCTCTCCCTGGGGTCATATTCTGTTAGTCGAAGTTTCTTTGGCAAAGCAGACAAGGTGGAAGTGAAAACTTGGAAATCTACGGAGCACAATATGGGCCTAGTGTTGACTCGAGGTACATATGAGAAACTGATTGAGTGCACAGATACTTTCTGTACTTATGATGATTATAACTGGGATTGGACTCTTCAGTATTTGACTACAACTTGTCTTAAAAATTTCTGGAAAGTCATGGTTCCTGAAGTTCCTAGGATTTATCATGCTGGAGACTGTGGTATGCACCACAAGGATCCCTGTAGACCATCCACCCAGAGTGCCCAAATTGAATTGCtcttaaacaaaaacaaacagtaTCTGTTTCCTAAGAGTCTAAGTATcattaaaaagtatgctttggcTCCTCTCCTCCCACATGGGAAAAATGGAGGGTGGGGAGATATTAGGGACCATGAACTCTGTAAAAGTTATAGAAGACTGCAGTGAGaactgcaaaaataaaaatgacagttttttAAAACTTGGATCTTTTTGGTCTAAAGGACACAAAAACTGTATAAAATGATTTAGGAACTGGTTTCTGCTTTAATACAAATAAACATTCTTGTTGAAAGTGttgaaaaaatagtaattttttttaatcacatcttTTACATTTTAAACCTGGAACAAATTCTGTTTTGAAGGTAGTATTCCAAAGTCCAAAATCCCatctacaaaaaaattaaattggaaggGCTTCGGAATAAGAGAAAACATTACTAAAATTTATCTGTTACAAATTTTTAACTGGATCTTTGTGTacttttccactttttaaaaattttcaaacactgaaattcattttttaaattaaaaaaaacagtacatttttttaaaattttaaattataaaattttataaaaaatttatataaataaaatataaaattataattattaaattataaaattaattattaaattattgacCTGCCTGaacagaactttttttcttttggtatatgGAAACTTAAAACATTGTTTCTACTTAGAATGTAGAaatatctgtttttgttttgtttttaatttaaggtTGCCAAAATAAAAATCCACATGTTTGCATTTAAgaattcttgatattttttaGGTCAATTTTATAACCTCAATGTCAAAATTTAGTTgatgtttgt
The DNA window shown above is from Sminthopsis crassicaudata isolate SCR6 chromosome 2, ASM4859323v1, whole genome shotgun sequence and carries:
- the MGAT2 gene encoding alpha-1,6-mannosyl-glycoprotein 2-beta-N-acetylglucosaminyltransferase, coding for MRFRIYKRKVLILTLVVAACGFVFWNSNGRQRKNEAFAGSASAPARAAGPGDLRRFPNGTAAPPPEVDNMTLVYRSLVYQVNFDQTLRNAASGGAGAAGAGGEKAGGDAAGGSTQLEPELVLVVQVHNRPDYLKLLLDSLRRVQGIGNLLVIFSHDFWSAEINQLIAGIDFCPVLQVFFPFSIQLYPNEFPGNDPKDCPRDLQKKAALKMGCINAEYPDSFGHYREAKFSQTKHHWWWKLHFVWERVKILHNYAGLMVFLEEDHYLSPDFFHVLKKMWKLKPQECPECDVLSLGSYSVSRSFFGKADKVEVKTWKSTEHNMGLVLTRGTYEKLIECTDTFCTYDDYNWDWTLQYLTTTCLKNFWKVMVPEVPRIYHAGDCGMHHKDPCRPSTQSAQIELLLNKNKQYLFPKSLSIIKKYALAPLLPHGKNGGWGDIRDHELCKSYRRLQ